Below is a window of Rhizobium jaguaris DNA.
GCTGCCGGTTCCGTTTGATCTGAACGCCTGCAAACAGGTTCCGCTCTACGTACCCGTGATGCTGGGCGTATCCGAAGAAATCGTTATAGGTCTGTAAATACTTGTTGATTGAGGGAACAGACAGGCGGGGTAAGTTAGCCATCTTCAGCACTTCGGCTAGAGACTTGCCCCTGGTCTCCTGTTTTTTATGTCGGTGCTTGGGCAGCGCAACCAAGGTGTCTTTAACGGTTGTCACGTCCTGCGGGGTCAGCGAAGCAATATCCCGGTTTCTGCCGAACAATTCCGTAAGCAGTCCTAGATATTCCTCTTTGCCCATAACCGTAGTCTTAACCCAGTTTTCCCCTAGTTTCCGTTCCATGATGAAACGTTTGGCTAATTCCTCAATGGTGATACTCAGTACCTTGGGCTGTACTAAAGGCGCAGGCGACGGTGTGGGGATTGCACTCGCGGCAGGTGTCGTAGGAGAAGCCAGAGTGCTTAGGTCGAACTGTTCGTAGGAAGCGTCATGGTCTAGGACCGCTTTCAGAAAGCTACGGACGGCCAGTTTGAAATCCTTTTTCAGCCAGCCGTATTGTTTGTCCGCATCAGAGAATGGCACGCGGTACTGCGTCATGAATTTTGCAAGCAGGTCTTGGTAGCTTGTGCCGAATGAGAGCGGGCTATCTGTTTCAATTTCTTGCTGGGTTGCCTCAAGCCGAAGCTCGTAATCCCGTCGGGTCTTTTCGGTGAGACGGCCTTGGCTATCTATCTCGTCCTTAACCGTGTCGAGAAGTTCGCGGAAATGCTGTTTCAGCAAGCCGTGCAATTCATCGTATCGCATTCCGTATGCAATTCCCTGCTCATTCAACTGTTCGCCTATCTGGATCAAGGATCGCGACAAGCGCAATGCTTTTCGTGGGTCGCGTGTCTGTAGCGAAATCTTGATCGTCTCGGCTTTTTGGCGTGGGTGTAACTGCTTCGGCATTGGCCAGCGGAAGTAGAAGACGCCATGCCGAGACTTGAGAAGATAAGAGGGGATGTACAAAGAAATGTCTCACCGGGATGTCCCACCTGTGGACGTCGGTAGTCAAGTCTTTGATCTTAAAGGAAATGGTGCCGCTTACGTGACTCGAACACGTGACCCCATCATTACGAATGATGTGCTCTACCGACTGAGCTAAAGCGGCATTCCGGGCCGTTTGGTATGGCCCCGCGATTTGCATGGCGCTGATACAGTCAAAGCGGTGAGATTTCAAGCGTCCAAATCGCCGAATGGCAAAAAAGCGAGAGGCTTGTGAAAAAAGTAGTCGTGCGCGTGGGCTTTCTCAGAGCTCCAGCCGGGCACGTGCCTGGCGGTATTCCACCTCCAGCCGGTCGACGAGCGCGGCCACCGGTTCGATGGCTTTGACGGCGCCGATCCCCTGGCCGGAGCCCCAAATATCCTTCCAGGCCTTGGCGCCGGTCGTCGCCGCTTCGAAATCCATTTTCGAAGGATCGGCTTCGGGCAAGTTGTCCGGGTCCATGCCGGCGGCGCGGATCGAAGGTTTCAGATAGTTGCCGTGCACGCCGGTGAAGAAGTTGGAATAGACGATATCGGCCGCCGCTCCGTCGACGATCGCTTGCTTGTAGGCTTCCGCCGCGCGCGCCTCTTCGGTGGCGATGAATGGCGAGCCGATATAGGCCATATCCGCGCCCATCGCTTGCGTGGCCAGGATCGCGCCGCCATTGGCAATGGCGCCGGCAAGCAGCAAAGGCCCGTCGAACCATTCGCGGATTTCCTGGACCAGCGCAAAGGGCGAGAGTTGGCCGGCATGACCGCCGGCGCCCGCCGCCACCGCAATCAGCCCGTCCGCACCCTTGCGGATCGCCGAATTGGCATGACGATTGTTGATGATGTCATGCAGCACGAGGCCGCCGTAGGAATGCACGGCCGCATTGACCTCCGGCACGGCACCGAGCGAGGAGATGACGATCGGCACCTTGTATTTCACGCAGAGCATCAGATCATGTTCCAGCCGCTTGTTCGACGCATGGACAATCTGATTGACCGCGAACGGAGCGGAAGGCCGTTCGGGATGCGCGGCGTCGTGCGCAGCGAGATCCTCGGTGATCATTGCCAGCCATTCATCCAATTGGCTTTCCGGCCGGGCGTTCAGCGCCGGAAACGAGCCGACGACGCCGGCCTTGCACTGCGCCAGCGTCAAGGCCGGATGCGTGATGATGAAAAGGGGCGAGGCCACGACTGGCAGCCGCAGGCGCTCGGTCAGGACGGGGGGGAGGGCCATGAACATCATCCGTATTTGACGTTTACGAAAACGTCAAAGGCATAACAGATGCTCGTCGGGAGCGGAAGATGGCAGCCGAGGCAATAGGCAGCAGGCAATAGGGATTGTTAACGATATCCGCGACAAACGCTTTTGCCTGCTGCCTACTGCCACCCCATTTGTGTCGTCTTTGCCATTTATCCCCGCCGGAGTGTCCATGGGTCATGGGAGAGACTTGCACATTGTCGGGCGGGGCGTTACCGAATTCGGTTAGCGAATGGTAAAGAAGTGGTCGTTTTGCCGATAGAGTATGCGGGCGTATTGCGAGTAAGAGTAAAGGACCTGACGTGAGCGGACTAGAAACGGCTATCAGAAACGCCCTGGAGCGATCCGATCGCGCCAATCCGGAAATTCGGGCCCGCATCTACCAGTCGGCGCGACAGGCGCTCGAATCGGGGCTTCGCAAGCAGGACATTACCGACACCGGCATCATTTCGGCTCAGCGCCAGCGCCTGGAGGCGACCATCCGGGCGATCGAGGGCGAGGAGCGCGCCCGCCCGCCGGAAACGCCGGTGACGCCCGAGGTGGAGGCGCCCCAAGTTCCTTCGGCGCCGCCGCAGCAAGCATCGCAGCCGGTGCAGCAGCGACAGGAGCAGGAGCCTGTCATGAGCGTGCGCGGCGAGACGCGCGACCGCCCCACTGCCGCTCAAGCCTCCGCTCCCGTCGAATCCCCTGCGCCGGAAAGCGAGTTTGGCGACATGCGCGCCGGCCCGGCCGATCATCTCGGTGCCGACAGCGATCAGCGGCAGGCACCCGCGCCCACCGCAACGCGGTCGATGAATTTCAAACCGGAACGCGCCGCGGTTCGCCGCAAGCCGCGCAAGTTCTTCTCGCGCCTGCTGGTCTTCTGCATCCTCCTCGCCTTCCTCGGCGTCGGCGCCTGGTGGATCAAGACCTCGGGCGTGTTCATGACGGCGGCGCAGCGCGACACCAGCGTCCCCAATCCGCCGGCGCATGTTGATTCCCAGGATTTCAAGGGCAACAACAGTGACGGCGACGCGTCCAATGACGATGACAACAGCGGCCCCGCCAATCCGGGGCTGGCGACGATCGATCCGCAGAACAGTTTCTCGGCGGAGTGGATCGAGATTTTCAAGCCGACCGACTTGGCCAAAGTCGTAAGCGGCGCGCAGGCCAAGGCCGAGAACGTCTCGGAAAACGAAGGTCCGGCGGTGCGGCTGACCTCTCAGACCAACGCCCCGGACGGCAACGCGTCGGTCGAAGTGCCGGTCAGCGTGCTGCAGCAATTGGCTGGCAAATCGTCAGCCGTCGCGCTCACGCTGCAGTCTACCTCCGACACGCCGACGCAGATCACCGTGGAATGCGATTTCGGCTCGCTGGGCAGTTGCGGCCGTCATCGTTTCAACGTTACTCGCCAGAAGAGCGACGCCCTGTTCGAGGTCCATTTCGACCGTTCGCTGGCGCCAAACGCGCCCGGCCATTTGATCATCAACAGCGATGTCGACGGCAAGGCGCGAGGCATCAACATCTATGCCATCCGCGTCCTGCCCGGGCAATGAGGCCGGGCCGCCCACCTCTCATTTGAAGCCACCTCTCATTTGAGGACATGTGGTCCCCTGCCAAGGATCTTGTCGTCGATCTCGCCGATCGCCTTCTGGTCCTTGCGGTCATAGTCGAGCGTCAGCAGAATGTGACGGATGAGGTTGAGGCGCGCGCGGCGTTTGTCGTTGGCATGGAGCACAGTCCATGGCGCGTAGTCCGTATGCGTCTCCTTCAGCATGCGGTCGCGCTTCTCGCTGTAGTCTTTCCACTTGCTCAGCGCCGCGATGTCCATCGAGGAAAGCTTCCAGACGGCGCGCGGATCGTGGCGCCTGTCGTGAAAGCGCTTGAGCTGCATTTCCCGGCCAATATCGAGATAGAATTTGAAGAAGAAAATGCCGTCCTGGACGATGAGCTTTTCCAGATGCGGAGTCTGTTTCAGGAATTGCTCGTATTGCTCCGGCGTGCAGAAGCCCATGACCGGCTCGACACCGGCGCGGTTGTACCAGGAGCGGTCGAACAGCACGAATTCGCCCGCCGTCGGGAACTGGGCGACATAGCGCTGGAAATACCATTGCCCCGCTTCGCGATCGGTCGGCTTGGTCAATGCCACGGCGCGCGCAAGGCGTGGGTTCATATGTGCCGAGGTTGCAGCGATCGAACCGCCCTTGCCGGCGGCGTCCCGCCCCTCGAAGAGCGCAATCACCCGCTTGCCGGTCGCCTGCAGCCAGAACTGAACTTTGATGAGTTCGATCTGTAGCTTTTCCAGTTCCTCCAGATACTCTTCTTCTTTCAGCTTCTTCTTATAGGGATAGCCACCGGAGGCGAGCGCCTGGTCGTCGACCCAGTCCGGCAAGACGGGGTTATCGACATCGAACATGCGGGTCTTGCCATCGATATGCAACTCCACCGCGCGGCTTTCCACGTCCTCTCCCATGTATTTTGTCCCTCTGCAATTTACGTCGTGCTAATGATATCCGCCGGGTGTGGCAAAAAAACTTTGAAGCAAGTTGAGATATTTATCCAGTACTTTCAAGCTCTTTGCCGGCCGTGTCTTTTGCCGGCTACATTTATTGTTGTAAGCCGCCGGCTTCTGTGGATAGAGCCGAAAACTTCTGTCATGAATCCCCGCTAAGACGCGGAGTCTTGGATTCCGCAATGGCAGGCGAAGGGACGGGTGCACGTGGAAGACGAATGGTCATTCCTCAGGAAGCTGGCTGCACGGCTGTGGCAGGAGACCGCCATCCTGATTCTGGCGACGCTGATCGCCATTCTGGCGCTCGTCGAGGGCATCAACACCGGCGTCGTCTTCTGGATCTGGGTCGTCGTGATGATCGTGGCGCTGATCCGCCGGCCGCTGGTCGAAAAGGCAGCCCTGCCGCCGCCCGCCGATCCTGTGCCGGCCGATCCGGAGATCGTTCTTCGCACGGCCTTCTCGGGCCTGGCAGCGCTTGACGTGCCGGTACTGATCATCGATCGCGAGGCGTCCGTCCTGATGCAGAATGCCGCCGCCGACAAGGCGTTCGGCGCTTTTCCGCCCGGTGCCCATATCTCCGCCAAGCTGCGCTCCCCCGGCGTGCTCGACATGGTGCGCGAGACGGTCACCACCAACACGCCGAACCAGATCGAACATTCCGAGCGCCTGCCGTCCGAGCGCGTCTATATCGTCCGCATCGCCCCGATTGATCTGCCTGAATCAGACGTCGAGCCCGGGACCTTCTTCGTGCTCTCCTTCCGCGATATCTCCGAACTCCGCCATATCGATCGTATGCGGTCCGACTTCGTTGCCAATGCCAGTCACGAGCTGCGCACGCCGCTCGCCTCGCTGCGCGGTTTCATCGAAACCATCCAGGGGCCGGCCAAGGCAGATCCGAAGGCTCAGCAGCGCTTTCTCGGCATCATGTTCGACCAGACGACGCGCATGAGCCGACTGGTCGACGATCTGCTGTCGCTGTCGCGGCTGGAGTTGAAGTCGCACATCGCGCCGGATCAGAAGGTCGATCTCGTGCCGTTGCTCGGGCACGTCCGCGATGCACTTCTTCCGCTCGCCGGCGATCTCGACGTGACCATCAATCTGCATTTGCCTCCCGGAAAGGTGGAGGTGCTGGGTGATCGCGACGAACTGGTGCAGGTCTTCGAAAACCTCATCGAAAATGCTTGCAAATACGGTCAGGAAGGCAAGGTCGTCGAGGTTTCGCTCCTGAACGAGCCGGGTCAGGCAGTCGAGGTCATCG
It encodes the following:
- a CDS encoding site-specific integrase, coding for MYIPSYLLKSRHGVFYFRWPMPKQLHPRQKAETIKISLQTRDPRKALRLSRSLIQIGEQLNEQGIAYGMRYDELHGLLKQHFRELLDTVKDEIDSQGRLTEKTRRDYELRLEATQQEIETDSPLSFGTSYQDLLAKFMTQYRVPFSDADKQYGWLKKDFKLAVRSFLKAVLDHDASYEQFDLSTLASPTTPAASAIPTPSPAPLVQPKVLSITIEELAKRFIMERKLGENWVKTTVMGKEEYLGLLTELFGRNRDIASLTPQDVTTVKDTLVALPKHRHKKQETRGKSLAEVLKMANLPRLSVPSINKYLQTYNDFFGYAQHHGYVERNLFAGVQIKRNRQRAEKKRLPFTSDQIRTILNAVVDSGLIYARKPYQKWGPLIGIYTGARLNEIAQLDLADIRQQDGIWFFDINNEDDKKVKTEASKRRVPIHRELIRLGLLDHVEALRRQGKQKLFQELPNSVEHGRGRNLGRWFNESLLPKLNLKSEFLVFHSLRHTVITQLGNAKPNDPLVSAIVGHIPQGVTYQNYFGGYTLQVLDDAIQTLDFTLKPAATGQAGHEHQVQ
- the phoR gene encoding phosphate regulon sensor histidine kinase PhoR, which codes for MEDEWSFLRKLAARLWQETAILILATLIAILALVEGINTGVVFWIWVVVMIVALIRRPLVEKAALPPPADPVPADPEIVLRTAFSGLAALDVPVLIIDREASVLMQNAAADKAFGAFPPGAHISAKLRSPGVLDMVRETVTTNTPNQIEHSERLPSERVYIVRIAPIDLPESDVEPGTFFVLSFRDISELRHIDRMRSDFVANASHELRTPLASLRGFIETIQGPAKADPKAQQRFLGIMFDQTTRMSRLVDDLLSLSRLELKSHIAPDQKVDLVPLLGHVRDALLPLAGDLDVTINLHLPPGKVEVLGDRDELVQVFENLIENACKYGQEGKVVEVSLLNEPGQAVEVIVSDRGPGIPAEHVPRLTERFYRVNVEDSRSKKGTGLGLAIVKHILTRHRARLIVKSEVGKGTDFTVRF
- a CDS encoding NAD(P)H-dependent flavin oxidoreductase, whose translation is MALPPVLTERLRLPVVASPLFIITHPALTLAQCKAGVVGSFPALNARPESQLDEWLAMITEDLAAHDAAHPERPSAPFAVNQIVHASNKRLEHDLMLCVKYKVPIVISSLGAVPEVNAAVHSYGGLVLHDIINNRHANSAIRKGADGLIAVAAGAGGHAGQLSPFALVQEIREWFDGPLLLAGAIANGGAILATQAMGADMAYIGSPFIATEEARAAEAYKQAIVDGAAADIVYSNFFTGVHGNYLKPSIRAAGMDPDNLPEADPSKMDFEAATTGAKAWKDIWGSGQGIGAVKAIEPVAALVDRLEVEYRQARARLEL
- the ppk2 gene encoding polyphosphate kinase 2, whose product is MGEDVESRAVELHIDGKTRMFDVDNPVLPDWVDDQALASGGYPYKKKLKEEEYLEELEKLQIELIKVQFWLQATGKRVIALFEGRDAAGKGGSIAATSAHMNPRLARAVALTKPTDREAGQWYFQRYVAQFPTAGEFVLFDRSWYNRAGVEPVMGFCTPEQYEQFLKQTPHLEKLIVQDGIFFFKFYLDIGREMQLKRFHDRRHDPRAVWKLSSMDIAALSKWKDYSEKRDRMLKETHTDYAPWTVLHANDKRRARLNLIRHILLTLDYDRKDQKAIGEIDDKILGRGPHVLK